The genomic DNA CCTAGTAGCATGCTAAAAAAAATACTACCAGAAAGTTTAGACGTATTAAGTACTTTTTTAGAAAGAAAAGTAGCATTGCCTATTTATAGTGCTATTATAAATAATATTTCAGGTACGCCCATTTATAAAAATACAAAGTTAGAACTTAAAGACAAAAGCTTTTTGTACTGTATTTATGATTTTCCCAGCTATTTAAGTGGGACTATTACAAACACAAATTGGAAATTAAAAATTATAAATACCTATAAGGGATCATTAATTCTACTTAAAAACTATAAAGGCACAGACCATTATTTAAAGCATAAATTTAGTTCTGGAAGACGATCGAAATTTAGAACCTACCAACGGAGGTTGGAAACATGTTTCGATATCGAGTACAAAAGTTACTTTGGGGCTATTTCAAAAGACGAATACGACTTTCTTTTTGAAACATTTCATAAGATGATTAAAAATCGGTTTCTGGAAAAAAAAATACAGAATTACGATTTATCCCGATGGGATATTTACTACGACATAGCCTATCCACTTATAAATAGTAAGGAAGCCGCTTTATTTGTTATTTATAATGATAAAAAGCCTATTAGTATTTGTTTAAACTTAGTAAGAAATAAAACTATTTACGGTTATGTAAGGACTTATGATATTGATTACTCTAAATTCTACATAGGATTTACAGATTTCATAAAACAGTTAGATTGGTGCTTTGACAATAAAATTGAGATTTTCGATTTACTTAAAGGAAATTATCCCTATAAAACTAAATTAATTGATACCCAATATAATTTTCAAAAGCATATTCTTTACAACTCAAAGTCAATTTTAGCAAGCATTTCAGCAAATCTAATAGTGACAAGAACACGTGTTTTCTATACATTGGTGCGTTTTTTAAAGAAGTTGAATTTTAATATACTATACCATAATTTTTTAAAATATAGATATAGAAATAGAGAATTAAGTAATATGGATACCAGTTCAAGAAAAATAGTTATTGAAAAGCTTGAGCTAATGGATTCAAATGCCAATTTAACTAATATTGACATAAATAATGAAACATTTAGCCATTTAAAAAGACCCGTATATAATTTTTTATATGCCAATCAGGAATCAATAAATACCATTGAAGTTTTTAAATTTCAAAAGGAAAGAGATGTTTATATTATAAAAGGAAAAAATAATATATCGAAAATTACTTTTCAATAGGTCTTTATGGGAATTATTAAAAACATAACATTTTTAAAAGCGTTTTTAGCAAAAAGTAGCCTCCCTCCTATCTATGGTTCAATTTCAGATAATAAAGGTTTCGATTACAAAGCGGAAACTAGTAAAACCCTACATACAAATAAACAAGTATTTTTAATAAAAGATATACCAGATTATTTGCACGTAGATATTAAAGAAACAGAAAACAAAACTTCCCTGTCTAAAATAAAAACCCTAAAAGGTCATTTGATAGATTTCCAATTATTTAAAGGTTTTCCCGATTATTTAGAACAAAATTTTAGTGCCAAGAGCAGATCTAACCTAAGACGTTATCAAAATAGATTAGAAACTTGTTTTAATATTAATTATATCTGCTATTATGGAGCCATTCCCAAGCCAGAATATGATAACCTTTTTGTTGTTTTAAAGCATCTATTATTAAGAAGGTTCAATGAAAAACAAGAGGTGAATTATGAATTGCAACATTTGAATGAATTCCATGATATTGTATATGATTTAGTGCTTAATAAAAAAGCAAGTATATATGTTATATATGATGGGCAAAAGCCTATAAGCATTCGAATAAATATGCATAAAGAGCGATTGAGTTTTTATATTATTAGTGGCTATGACATTGATTATTCTAAGTTTCATTTAGGTGCTATAGATATGCTTAAAAGTATTGAGTGGTGTTTCAATAATGATTTTGAAGTTTATGATCTTTTAAAAGGTTACGATTATTACAAAGTAAAATGGGCGACAACATGCTACCATTATTATAATCATATTGTTTATAATTCGAGTTCGATTAAAGCGTCCTTCATTGGGAAATTAGCTTATATAAAAGAAGTCATTAAATACAAATGCTATACAGCCACTAAAAACTCAAAGCTATATTTCGCATATAAGAAAATTAACAAAAAAATATTTGGAATAACACGTAGTGATAATAAAAAATCAACGTTTATCATTTCCAATCCTACCAAAAATGACATAAGGAATATAGCTTTGATAGATATTGAAAAAAATAATGACTATGCCTTTTTAAGAAAGGCTTTATACGATTTTTTATTTATATCTAAAGAATCCACTAATAATGTATCTGTTTATAAATTTAATAATTCACAAAATACGTTTTTAATAAAGTCTAAAAACCAAAGCCAATTAGTAACAATAGATTAAAAATGAAGAAATAGTTGTGTCATAAATGGAAATAAATAAAAAACATATCAACGTAAGTTTTTTTCTGGACATCTTCTTTAAAGAAGAGGGCTTCCCCACTTTTTATAAAAAAGTGATCAATTCGTTTACAGAAAGGGTTATTTATAGAACAAATTCTAATTCCAATTTTAAAATAAAACAATCAATATATAGTATTAGTGATGTTCCTGATTATTTTTCAACCGAGCTTATTAATACAGATAAGCATTTAAAACAGTTAACAACTTCGCTATATGCTGGTTATTTAATAAACTTAACAGCTTTCAAAGACTTAGAAGACTACTTAAATAATAAATTAGGCAGACCCAGAAAATCCCAATTAAAAAGGTACAGAAAACGATTGGATTTATGTATGGCTCCAGAATACAAAATATTCTACGGAGATATCTCAAAAGATGACTACCACTTACTTTTTAAGAATTTATTCTCAATGACTGAACGGCGTTTTGATCAAAAAGAAGAATTGAATTTTGAATTGCCTTATTTAGAATTATATAAAGAGATCATGTATTCATTGATATTAAATAAAAAAGCCTGCATATTTGCTATATATCATAACAATATCCCCATTAACATCTCTCTAAACTTTATTGATGAAGATACTGTTTTTCATTGGAATAGTTGTTACGATATAGACTATCAAATGTTTAATTTAGGGCACATCAATATGATAAATCACTTAGAATGGGCTTTTCAAAACAACTTTAAACTTTTTGATATGGGTAGAGGTGATTTTTTGCATAAACGAAAATATGTCAATGAAAATTATATGTATAGAGAGCAAGTTATATACAATTCAAAGTCATTACAAGCTTCAATGATAGCACACATTAAAATAATAAAATTGAAAACCAGATTTGGGCTAATTCAATTTCTAAAAAAAACTAAAATGCATTTATGGTATAGTAAATATGTTAAATATAAATACAGACTCATCAAAGCCAAAAGTAAACCACCTAAAGAAATAAAATTTAATATGGATAATACGGTTTCAGAAATACCAGAGCTTAAGAGCTTAAATACAATAGATCTTAGCAAAGGAGAATACAGGTTTTTAATAAAACCATTAAATTATTTTCTACATAAATGTCAAGAATTCGTAAATAATGTTAATATATACAAAGACATCGATAATAAGGGGACTTTTTATTTTAAAGGTTTAAAAAGTGTACAAAAAATAGTAATTGCAGATTAAATTAATTTTTAATTTGAAAAATTCAATGGACAAAAAAAATAAAATAGTAATCTTTCCTCTTCTATTTAGAACACCAGAGATTAACCATCTTTATAAAAGTATTGAGTATTTTGGACTAAACATTTTAAATAAAAACTCCGAAGTTTTAAAAAACAGCATATTTACATTCAGATTAGTTCCAGAATATTTTAAGTTCAACTTAAGAGACACCACATTTAGAAGTAAAACAATCCCACAGTACAATTGGGGTTATTCGATATTACTCAATACTTCCGATTCTATTGATGCTTATATGCAACGTCATTTTAATTCCAAAAAGAGAAACATTCTAACAAGATATGTCAAGCGATTGGAATTATGTTTCAACATAAAGTACAGCATGTTTTATGGAGCAATTTC from Flavivirga abyssicola includes the following:
- a CDS encoding GNAT family N-acetyltransferase — translated: MEINKKHINVSFFLDIFFKEEGFPTFYKKVINSFTERVIYRTNSNSNFKIKQSIYSISDVPDYFSTELINTDKHLKQLTTSLYAGYLINLTAFKDLEDYLNNKLGRPRKSQLKRYRKRLDLCMAPEYKIFYGDISKDDYHLLFKNLFSMTERRFDQKEELNFELPYLELYKEIMYSLILNKKACIFAIYHNNIPINISLNFIDEDTVFHWNSCYDIDYQMFNLGHINMINHLEWAFQNNFKLFDMGRGDFLHKRKYVNENYMYREQVIYNSKSLQASMIAHIKIIKLKTRFGLIQFLKKTKMHLWYSKYVKYKYRLIKAKSKPPKEIKFNMDNTVSEIPELKSLNTIDLSKGEYRFLIKPLNYFLHKCQEFVNNVNIYKDIDNKGTFYFKGLKSVQKIVIAD
- a CDS encoding GNAT family N-acetyltransferase, with product MLKKILPESLDVLSTFLERKVALPIYSAIINNISGTPIYKNTKLELKDKSFLYCIYDFPSYLSGTITNTNWKLKIINTYKGSLILLKNYKGTDHYLKHKFSSGRRSKFRTYQRRLETCFDIEYKSYFGAISKDEYDFLFETFHKMIKNRFLEKKIQNYDLSRWDIYYDIAYPLINSKEAALFVIYNDKKPISICLNLVRNKTIYGYVRTYDIDYSKFYIGFTDFIKQLDWCFDNKIEIFDLLKGNYPYKTKLIDTQYNFQKHILYNSKSILASISANLIVTRTRVFYTLVRFLKKLNFNILYHNFLKYRYRNRELSNMDTSSRKIVIEKLELMDSNANLTNIDINNETFSHLKRPVYNFLYANQESINTIEVFKFQKERDVYIIKGKNNISKITFQ
- a CDS encoding GNAT family N-acetyltransferase, with translation MGIIKNITFLKAFLAKSSLPPIYGSISDNKGFDYKAETSKTLHTNKQVFLIKDIPDYLHVDIKETENKTSLSKIKTLKGHLIDFQLFKGFPDYLEQNFSAKSRSNLRRYQNRLETCFNINYICYYGAIPKPEYDNLFVVLKHLLLRRFNEKQEVNYELQHLNEFHDIVYDLVLNKKASIYVIYDGQKPISIRINMHKERLSFYIISGYDIDYSKFHLGAIDMLKSIEWCFNNDFEVYDLLKGYDYYKVKWATTCYHYYNHIVYNSSSIKASFIGKLAYIKEVIKYKCYTATKNSKLYFAYKKINKKIFGITRSDNKKSTFIISNPTKNDIRNIALIDIEKNNDYAFLRKALYDFLFISKESTNNVSVYKFNNSQNTFLIKSKNQSQLVTID